AATAATCTTCAACCTGGCCTGCTGAGGCTGATCTTCCGTTTGTTGAGGTCTTTGTGGTTTGACTGGATAAGGGAGGTAAGGAATTTATAGCTACCGCTGGCGATTTGGTGGGTCGAAGTGTAGTCTGATTCAGATCCTCGCTCGCTGCAGACTCGTCACAGCGGTCTATCACATTAGCCCATCAGCTTTCTTTATTTGACCTCCATACATGATTAATCCATTTATGGCGGACTCACGGCCAAGCTTCTTTGACAAGGTTATGTCCGCCgcaaaatcatcatcccaacttTCCGCATCTCCTTCGCTCTCCTTCGCTCTATTCAACACATCACTAACATGCAGGTTTTTGCCGATAAGTCCAGGTTGAGAGATAGGTATAGGTAATCCTGTGCCTGGGTGTAGTTGAGAAGAGATGGCATCTCCGGATGATCTAGAAGGAAGAGCGAATAACCCTGGTCCTAGGGGTCCATTGGATTCTCCTCTTTGTCGGACATTGGATACTGATTGTTTACGAGGTTGAGGTAGTGGTAGACGTCTCATCGTGCCTAATGCTTTCGGCGAGGCTACAAAAACGCACATCAGCCCGAATGAACGTTCGACAGTAAAAATCAGCTGATAGTAACGCACCATTCAAAGCTTCGTTCCACTCCTGTACCCTCTGAACAGCCTCATCATACACCGTCATAGGTTTCTTGGCTCTGACTGTCCCACTGCCACTACCCGAAGATACATTTGCACTATTCTGTCCCACATTTGTGGATTTCCTCTCACTCGATCTGACGGTATCTTTGCCTCCTGACGATACTCTGACAGAGCTGGCACGGGATTGTGGTCTGCTCGATGGTGTAGATCTAGGCGGGACGGGTGCTATAGGCGgttcagctgatttcttcaCGCTCATCATCCATGGATGACGAAGTAGTTTCTTCGCCGAGACTCGAAGATTGGGATCTTTCTGGAAACAGTGGTAAAGGAAGTCTTTTACTATCTGTGGGAGGGGTATGGTAACGTGAGGAAGAGATGTATGTCAGTTTGACAATGTGAACGCAAAATTAGATACGTCTTGAAAGATAGAACCTACCGCACTCGCTCCATCAGGTATCCTCATACTTTCATCCTGTACAATCCTCCAGAGCGCCTGCATCGGTGCCAAATCGCCATAAGGTGGTTTCCCTTCCAACAATTCCACAATCACACATCCAACTGACCAAATATCGCTCGCTGTCGAAGATCCATTCTGTTCTATCACCTCAGGTGCCATCCAATAAGGTGATCCAACCACTTCATTATCgttatcttctttcttattATATTcttgagaagaagaagaagatggggaagaagctgctgaagGTTTAGGTTGATTTTTTGACGATACACCGAAATCTGCCAATTTCACTGACCCATCTTTATTTGTCAATATATTCGCTCCTTTTATATCTCTATGTATAACACCTTGTTCATGTAGATATATCAGTCCTTCTAACACCTGTGATATATAGACTGCTATCAAGCTTTCAGGGAATTTCCCAAATTTCTTTAAGATGCTTTGAAGTGAACCATTCTCACAATATTCCAATACGATAAATAAGTTTTCTTTGTCCCTCGCAAAACCCTTGTATTTCACTATATTCGGATGATTGAGATTCTTCAACAGGTCGATCTCAGACATTATATCTGGTAatgaggatggtggaagGGACAGGAGTGAGATCGATTTGATGGCTACTGTTTCTCCTGTTAGAAAGTTCAGTGCTCGATAGACTGATCCACTGGCTCCTCGTCCTAGGATGTCGCCTAGTTGATAGTTGGATAAGGCTACTGCGGCTGCCATGGTGCATCCTGGTTGGGTGCTATaagaggtgatgagaagggtGGGCCACGGAGAGATCAATGACTATTGACTAGTAATTCAATTTGATATTGGTTCTgatttggaaggtgaagaagctgaagggGTAGCGACTGTTGAGGGTGTGGTTGTGGTTCTAGACAGGGTCGAGTTCTGCTTGATCTGATTGCATGATgctgaaggggaagggaGTCAAGATATGGATACCGAGTTCTCGTGTGTGTTGGAGATGTGgaatagctgatgatggtctgTGCGAGTGTTCCGATGGGGCTCCGTCGTCGTGGAGAAGGGAGGTCGATACCTTTGCGACTCCTCGAAGTGCTATATTTGGTGCTCCTGTATCTGTATTTGTGTATCTACGTATACGTCCAGCCGTGTTATATACACTGTGCACTTATGCTGTGTGCAACTATCTAGTGTAAGAAGCTAATGCCGGTGTActgaattgattgatggatgataattTATTGTTTCAGTCACCTCGGTCAAACGCGTCgagaacaacaacaacatccaAAACCAGTCACGTGAAATGATATGACCATACGCTGCTCTACATATAAATaaggattgatcgattggtGAAATATGCATGCATAATGTTATGGTACTTCTCTTAGTCTCTCCGACCCCGCCGATTGAGGCTATGCCTATGACTTGCATATCTCCCCTAACGTCTGTGCTATAGCAGGTGGGAATCTGAAAGAGCCTAATGAAGGGCCGAATTTCTCTCCTATCCTCTTTATTGAATTATCGCACGCTAAACGATACGACATCAATCAGCTCGCCCCATAGGAAACGCTTAGCTGATAGGAACACTCACCACTCCTCGCTGCACCGAGCTCCTTCCCTATCTCGCCTACCgctccttctctcccttgTCCCAGCAAACCAGCCTGTCCTACCAACCTAGCTTCCAACCCCATGATCGACGCTCTAATTCTCACTATAGCCTCAAGAGACGCAGGAAGCACCTGCTGGACATATCCATACGTATCCTCTTCAATAGAAGCGACAGCAAAAGTGGTCATGACTGTTGGACGCCCATCAATCAGCCAATATTTTCACAAGGTAGACCTTCCACATCTAGCTGAATCACATAGCTACTCACTTTCGATGATCCTCTGAGCCAAGATCCAATCGCCCGCACTCAACCTTATATTCCTCCTTGCCCATTCCTTGCCCATCCAGTCATATGCACCTTGTCTATAACTCCTTACTTCACCTAGAGCAGTCGTACCTATCGGAGTAGCTTCTATCCGATGTACCACCTGAGATTGTACTTGTTCGACTTTCTGTATCGCCAAATTACCCACTTTGGCTATGGGTtcaggagcaggtggagtCGATCGTATAGGTCCATCGAGGATTTCTTTTAGTCCGTAAGTGGATTGTTTCTTCGCGATGGGTCGGAATATATCGCCTTGCTTGATTGGGATTGCTCGCGGATCCGGTACAGATGGTTTGGCAGGTACTGATGACCTTGGTACAGGggtagacgatgaagatAATTTGGAGTTGACCGATCCTAATTGGAGTAATAGTTCTTGCCATAGTTCAACAATAAGATTAGGTGACGTGGATATGTCGGAAAAGAAGATTTTTCTGTGAGAGGGGATGTGTGAGATTCGTAAGAGTTCCATCAGAGTGAATTGCTAAGTAGTACAAGCATAATCAGCAAGTTGTCGATCTCAATCACTGAAAGCCAGCTTACGAGGTAGTATGGATCTTGCGATTTCAGAGCAGTAATCAAGTATCTCTCGGGAGTAAGAGGTGATTTCTTGTAAAAAGCATCGAAGTGGAGTGGCTGCATTACatcgtcagctgatgatcgtGGCTAGCCGCAAGCACGCATGGaatatcagctcacctgAACAAGATAAGGCATCATAGCTTTCACTGGTAATTGCAGAACCACCAAAGCGACTAGGTCAAGCACAAGTAACTGAGGAGCCAATGTCCAAGCGCTAGGTGCACGAGTGGAAGATCTAGCGAAAGATCCGATGAATGGGCTATCACATAGATGAGTATTAGTATCTTTGGAGCTTAGATGACCACGAAAGGGAGAAGACCTACCGTAGGAACAAAGCCCATATCCTCCAATCCACCCATTGCCAGACATATCCTCTGAGTACTATCCGATAGGCCAAAGGGACCACAATTGACCAGACCAGAGAGATCgagagggaattggaagtaTCGAAAGTGAGAGAGTCGAGTATAGAATTTTGTACAGCTCGAGCAAAAGGTATCTACGGAGATGAAACCAACATGGATTCAGCTAAGAATGATAATAAGAATGATCGCTGATTGTATTTTGCGTACCTTTTTGGGGGGCCATACAGGCTTCAATTTATCGCCCAACACATCTTTAACACCTAACACAAGGAAAAGAGCTAGGTTGGAAGAACAGAGTACAATCCTTCTCTCGTTCAGAGCTAGTTTATGTCGACTgttgatcaaatcatcagctagAGCATTTTGAGGGACCGGAAGGATCACTAGCTCACGTCGTAGGGCTGAACAAAGCTAATTCATCTGATCCGACAAGTATACACCATACGTTGGATATGGTCAAACTGAAGGTTGCATAGCTGAACAATAGGGTGATAGATCGCTCGTTCCatattgatgagatgaaggagCCTAGGAGTGTGGGGCGAGGAAGGTGTTTGGGGGGTTCTGTTCAAGATGACATCAGTGGATATACAATAAGCATGATATGTATGTCTAGAAGAGAGACTCACGAGTAATGTATGATTTCCTTGTTCTAAGTAATATAGCTAAAGCTACGAACACGGGTAGAGAAAGTAAGATGGCGAATGGTATTTTACCGAATGAGCCTACGAGGGACGACGGAGAAGGTTTCGATTAGCTTTCATACAATGTATACGCAGTGGACCAAGTCAGAACAGTTGAGTAGTAATACTATGATAGCGTATAGCAGAAGGGTACCTACCTGTATACAAGACTATGGAGCTAGATAATACGATAGAAATCCATACACCTGACCTCCAGGCAAACGATATATACCTTTTAGCTAGGAATTTCTGCAAGGATATGATGAAAACATAATGCATCAGCTGTTGCAATCTTCTCAAACATGAGAACGCATCTCGCCGCTTAACTCAGCCATCATATGTCAAATGAGAGGAATGGTTGATATATGATAGAAtcgagaaggaggaaagcaatatcactcactcgatATTGCTTTTCTATCTTCGCCAGGGGCTATATACGAGAACGACAAGTCAAAATGAGCTTTCTATACACCTTGTTCACATAATCAGATATGGATTAGATAGCTCACAGGTAACGGTGTCTTCGAAGatgcaggtgtaggtgtatTATTGGAGTTTGACGtccgaggaggaagaggttgagtcTGTATTATTGACATTTTTTGCGATCGTTCACCTGTCCTATTTTCGATATTTGCCTGGAACGTAGTGGGATATCTATCAACGGCTCATTCTATTCTATCTCAATGCTAGGGATGAAGGGTATATATTTGTTCTATCCAAACGAGAGTCAGcagaaaggaagaaaagtcAAAATCGAAAGCAGCTGGAAGTTGAGGTCAAGTTTACGCGTTAACAGTCAGTGGCACGTGGCGATTTTCGAACATTTGTCAGTGCAGCAAGAGGTAAGATTGCTCTCGTATTTGGATGCAGCTCGTAGTTTATATTCTATAGTCTCAGAGAGGTCAGTCAATCACGATAAAGAATGCGAAACGCAAAGTATTCATGCTTTGAAAGAACGAGCAACCATTCAATGTCAGGGTAGATATGAGAAAATCTCGTTCTATCTAGACTCTCTACCCTGATCGCACAAGAAAGATAGGCAGGTGAATGCTTTTTAACTATTCACAATCAATGATTAAGAGGATATGAATCAAgctaccaataccaatacccATGCTAGAtttgagatgatcaatcgagtATAAACTTATATCGTAACGAATCTTCAAGCTCTATTTTGCGTCTTTTGGCAGTTTTTGTTTTTTGCTGTGTCAACCTTTTTCAATTCTTTTTGATTTGCTTTTTTTCAGATATCAAAATCATACGGAAGCGAGAATATATCACAATGTAGCCCCACCTCAAGATGTCATTAATCTTTGAGATCTTTGTTTCTCTCTTATCCAGACGCATGAAGCTCATCGATTGCCATCATAGTCCTTTGAACATGGTTTGGGATGTTTGTATGCGCCTCCGAGCAGGAAGGTACATCACACATCATGGGCTCTAGCTCTATGCTCGTACGGACTGAAGTATACTTGAGAAATCTTGGTGCATTGGAAAGTCGAAGTTCAACAATGTAGCGTGTGCCACGTGAAGATGCCACGGACCTGAACTTTAACCCTGAACATGAAGGATGGACGAAAACATCGTACGGTTGCAGTTCACGGTTCGCGATTGTCAAAAAGTTCAGCATTGTGACTTTTCTGCATCTCTCTTGTCCACCTTCAACTGCAATCCAAATTCAGAAAAGAGCAGACATTCACGATGTACGAAGCGACAGTCTCAGCTCCAGTCAATATCGCCTGTATCAAGTACGTCCTTGCCCCTGTTCATGTCCAGTTCTCTTCCATAAGGTAAGTAAGGGTAAGCTGACAGTTGGGATCGTAGGTATTGGGGTAAACGAAACACCAAATTAATCTTACCTACCAACTCTTCCCTCTCTGTCACCttggatcaagatcacctgCGGTCCACCACTACTTCCAGAGCTGACGAGTCGTTCGAAAAGGGAGATAGATTATGGTTGAACGGGAAAGAAGAGACTGTaaaagaggatggtagatTGGGTGTCTGTATCAAGGAATtgaggaattggaggaagattgagGAAGACAAGGATTCGAGTTTACCTAAGGTGAGTGCGAACTTTCATGCATGCAACATTCATTACACAACCGATCCACTTCACCGTTCACTCTTTGCTCTAAGTGGTCACGTCATGATATATCCACTTTACACCTATATCTGCCGAACACGAATCATACTGATCTGTCTGTGAATGACATAGCTCTCCCAATGGCCTCTCCGTATCGCCTCATACAACAATTTCCCAACTGCAGCCGGTCTCGCCTCCTCTGCCTCAGGTCTCGCCGCCCTCGTAGCTTCCCTTGCCAAACTCTATTCCCTCCCTCAATCAGCCTCTCAGCTCTCCCTCATCGCCCGTCAGGGATCCGGTTCAGCCTGTCGATCATTATTCGGTGGATTCGTAGCTTGGCGAGAAGGTTCCGccgaagatggatcagactCATTAGCTGAAGAGGTCGCACCTCAATCGCATTGGCCCGAAATGCACGCTTTGATCTGTGTAGTGAGCGACGCAAAGAAAGGAACCTCCTCGACATCGGGTATGCAACGGACAGTTGAAACTTCTACTTTACTCCAACATCGATTGAAGATCGTTCCAGGACGGATGGATGATATTTCCAAAGCTATCCAATCCAAAGATTTCGCAACATTTGGAGAAATCACAATGAAAGATTCTAATTCCTTCCATTCAGTTTGTCTCGATACTTCTCCACCTATCTTCTACCTCAACGATGTATCGAAATCTATCATTGCCGTTATAGAGGAATTGAATAGATCTTCTGGGGAAATCGTCGCTGCATACACTTTCGATGCTGGCCCCAATGCTGTTATTTATGCTTTAGAAAAGAATATGCCAAAAGTATTGGGAGTCATCAACAAGTTTTTCCCCACGTCGGAAGAAAGTAGGGATCCGTTCAATACGAAAGCCGCAGAGTTGCCAGAAGGGTTCAACGTGAATGTCGTTAGGGAAGGTGGATGGGAGAAGGGTGCGGTGAAGAGCTTGATCCATACGAGAGTGGGTGATGGACCTAGGACTTTGGGTAAGGAGGAAAGTCTGTTGGGTGAAAATGGGGAACCAAAGGTTTTGGCTTAGAGCGGAATTGGGATAATCTAAGGTTTGATGGGACTGAGGTCGAGTGAGTAGTGAAATATAATTCTCGTATCTTCGTATAAAGTAATACCTTCATGCATATATCACAGATAAAGATACATTTACGTCTCATACAATATAACACGGTGTTATTTTACAGCCAAAAGGAAAACTACACAAAATACAAACCATATGATAATTAATGCTTGATATGACTCTACCACCAATTTACACACTTTGCTAGCCAGTTGATACCTTACTTATACTGCTCATCGCATCGAGCGAAAACATCTTTCCTCCAAGGAACAAATCGCTCAGATCTTTCCATGTCTCTTCAAATGTGCCAATCTAGCTTTCTCGATCTTATTCCTCAATACTCCTTCCGTTAAATGTGCTCTATAAGAGAAAGTCTTGATAGTTACAGAGGGTTGGTTGTATACTTCTTTGGTCGGTTGGGAGGAGGATAAACCTTGAGTAGCGATGCTAGAAGAGATCATGGATCTGTAAGTACGCGAGTCAACAACGATCATTTTCTTCATCCGGAGATGGGAAAATGATATGTCTATAATCTTCGGGCTGAACAACTGGAAGGGCAGGTGGAAAATGAATGGGTAGATCGCTGATATCTGGTAGACCATCAGGATAAGGGAATTGACCAGGCCAAGGAAAGGGGAATCCAATGGGTATATCGCCAGGCGAATCTTGTCTGAAGATGGAATTGCAAGTACAGGAATGACGGATATGGACCCACCTTTGACTTTGTCTACATAGGGAAGTTAAACGGGATACTGTGAATGTCTTAGGAGCGTAAGTGATCATGGTCGTATGTGAGGTTCAAATTGGTAGAATACCGTTTAGTATAACTGTATGTCAATATGAGTATGGTTCAGATTGTCTGAAGATATTAGTAgagaatgagatgggatataacgatggtatatataccttcttaAATGCTTCCACCCAGTCATACGATGATCCTTTGAGAAGTCACCTATGAAAGGACCAGTCAGGATCCTTAGAAAATCTTGGGTAGTACAACCCCTTTCCCCCTTTTGCGTTGATCGTGAATCTCGAATATCGGATCTTGCTCGGAGCATCGATATACATCCAATGTGATGATGTGACATTCCTTCATACCGAGGAAATACACCGATCTTCCAGTTGGGTATATCATTTGGACCTTTGTGATGGGAGAGGGAGTGATCTGGACTTTCTAGTGAAGAATGGCTTGAGGGTTAGTAACCTTTGATTTCCCATTAGGGTTCACTGTGACCTTGAGGAGATGTTGCGATCATCGGAAAGTAAGGGTACTTTCGGCTGGTTTTATATAAATCGATTAACCTTAACAAGCTTGTTTCAAGTGATCGAGTTTCGAAAGTATCAATGAGTAGGAGACATTCATATTCTGAGTCGGTCAGTCTTGTCCCAGTTAGTCAGTATGCCAAAGTCAATGCCAGATTTCGTGGCCGCTACGTCGCATAGATTgaattcatcatctatctctacTTACCACTTTCCATAGACATCTGTGAAGCTACTCGATTCGGTCGATCCATGATTATCAAACTGACAAGTTCACTCGCCTTCGTCCAATCGAAAGGTACTATATCGACCCATCACACCATATCGTATCATGTCCCTCTTGACCAGTGGTATCACATGCTTATCAACAAGTTTGTATGTCGTCTTCATAGTATGTACCTGATCACAGATTGTTGAAGATCTGTATAACGATCTTGGGTGTCCGATCGGTATACACATCGGCACACTCTCGATCGATCTTGCGGCCGAATCATCCCCTTCGCTTctcttcatgttcatgaGGTAATCCCAATTCCTCCTGTGCTCGTTTCACTTCTTCGACATCACCAGTGTACTACTCCATCACAAGTGTCAAATGGTCAGCTTGATGAGTTTGACTGTGTGATGTACGAAACACATGCCCAACTGACCTTGCCTTTATCGTCAGACAATTTCACACAGTTCTTTCCATCTATCtggttgagcttgatcacTATATTCAGTGGTTTGGAAGTTTCagatgggttggaagatTTTTTGAAATCGTTCGTTAAGAATGTTCCTATACCGAAGGAAGCTATGTAAGAGATCGAGGTCACAATCAGCCTTAAATTCATAAGCTGAGATGATTTTGCTTAACAAAATTTAAACCAATATGACAAAATCTGTGGTGATTCTGTTCTAGGATATAAGATGAAGCAACTCACCAGCTatcccaatctcatcacATCCTTTCTGCAACTCCACAGATTTCTCTACATCCAACCCATCACTGAAGATAACTCTTTTACCTTTACCAATTTCCCCATCATCTTTCCTGACTATACCAGCCTTATCCTCGATAATCTTCCAATGTTCTTTGGCCGACTTGACAAATTCAAATGGATCTCCTGAGTCCTGTCTTAACGTAGACCAACGAAGGGCTCGTTCGGGGTTGGAGATGAAATCGGCAAAAAAGGCTTGAGCAGTGTATGTGTCGGTTAACATTGTTAATGGTGCGCCATCAGGTCCAGGTGGGTAGACTGTCACGAGGTACAATCACATATGAGCTGGGACTTCATGAGACAGTGATAGAGGTACAATGTTCCAATGGAGCGATGccgactcaccttcctcccaCATGTCCATAGCTCGGCCATTAGCTCCTCTGTACCCGTACGTAGCGCCAATAGCCATGATCCATTCATGGGCGATTGTACCGACAGGTTTTAACCCATACTTTAGCGCCAAGTACACCTAAACATTATGTCCCAGCTTCAGCTAAGCGGTGTCAAGTTGCCAATATATTCCGACTTACATTACTTGTTCCAGCTAATAATCCACCTTTTCCACCATTACTTTTCCACTCCTCAAACCCAGCTATCAACCCTCTAATAACTGTATCCTGCGTCCTGAAAGACCTTCGTCGTCTCGTACCGAATTCGGAGAAAATCAAGGGTGAAACTCCTGATGGTGGTGAGAGCAAGTCGAGAGCTTTCTTTTTGGCGAGTTCTACATGTTGTACAAGCATAATCCCAAATCAGCTGAACGGTAAGCATACCGAGCGTCAGCTGAGGTAAGACAGGGCACATACCTAATTGTCCATCGTAATTCCAATCTGTATC
The nucleotide sequence above comes from Kwoniella europaea PYCC6329 chromosome 1, complete sequence. Encoded proteins:
- a CDS encoding diphosphomevalonate decarboxylase, producing the protein MYEATVSAPVNIACIKYWGKRNTKLILPTNSSLSVTLDQDHLRSTTTSRADESFEKGDRLWLNGKEETVKEDGRLGVCIKELRNWRKIEEDKDSSLPKLSQWPLRIASYNNFPTAAGLASSASGLAALVASLAKLYSLPQSASQLSLIARQGSGSACRSLFGGFVAWREGSAEDGSDSLAEEVAPQSHWPEMHALICVVSDAKKGTSSTSGMQRTVETSTLLQHRLKIVPGRMDDISKAIQSKDFATFGEITMKDSNSFHSVCLDTSPPIFYLNDVSKSIIAVIEELNRSSGEIVAAYTFDAGPNAVIYALEKNMPKVLGVINKFFPTSEESRDPFNTKAAELPEGFNVNVVREGGWEKGAVKSLIHTRVGDGPRTLGKEESLLGENGEPKVLA
- a CDS encoding nicotinate phosphoribosyltransferase → MKDNLDLPAEEVEIPFSILDTDLYKLTMQNAVLHHFYDAQVIIKFTNRSPQMLFNRECFDWVKGRVLRLGEVQLQSHEREALKSSYPWFSDKYLDYLGSMRLDPLNQVELSFYPSKDSEDGTFGEIGIVIKGPWRDTILYEVPIMSILSEGYFKFVDTDWNYDGQLELAKKKALDLLSPPSGVSPLIFSEFGTRRRRSFRTQDTVIRGLIAGFEEWKSNGGKGGLLAGTSNVYLALKYGLKPVGTIAHEWIMAIGATYGYRGANGRAMDMWEEVYPPGPDGAPLTMLTDTYTAQAFFADFISNPERALRWSTLRQDSGDPFEFVKSAKEHWKIIEDKAGIVRKDDGEIGKGKRVIFSDGLDVEKSVELQKGCDEIGIAASFGIGTFLTNDFKKSSNPSETSKPLNIVIKLNQIDGKNCVKLSDDKGKYTGDVEEVKRAQEELGLPHEHEEKRRG